In Sphingobacterium zeae, one genomic interval encodes:
- a CDS encoding LytR/AlgR family response regulator transcription factor — protein sequence MMMEIKCAILDDEPFARKGIASYIAKIDFLKLVVECEDAIELSQYLRLHPLDLIFLDIEMPEISGLDYIASLSNPPKIIVVSAYEKYALRGYELEVVDYLLKPVPFERFFKAANRAFDVLCNTAPSAGVLANPQEAHIFLKVDKQLKKIFIQDILFVQSMGNYVVVHTSGTREVTYCSLQQMISMLPAQHFIACHRSYLVNKSKIAIIEGNQLHVGEYKIPIARNLRDDVMAAILNITGRHPPR from the coding sequence ATGATGATGGAAATCAAATGTGCTATCTTAGACGACGAGCCTTTTGCGCGTAAGGGAATTGCATCTTATATAGCAAAAATAGATTTTTTGAAGCTCGTTGTGGAATGCGAAGATGCGATTGAATTGAGCCAATATCTGCGTTTGCATCCCCTTGATCTGATCTTTCTTGATATTGAGATGCCCGAGATTTCGGGTTTGGATTATATAGCGAGCTTAAGCAATCCGCCGAAGATTATCGTGGTGTCGGCCTACGAAAAGTATGCTTTGCGCGGGTACGAATTGGAAGTAGTCGATTATCTGTTAAAGCCTGTACCTTTTGAACGCTTCTTTAAGGCGGCCAATCGGGCATTCGATGTACTCTGCAACACTGCTCCTTCGGCAGGGGTGTTGGCAAATCCACAGGAGGCGCATATCTTTCTGAAGGTGGACAAACAATTAAAAAAGATTTTTATTCAGGATATCTTGTTTGTACAGAGTATGGGTAACTACGTGGTTGTGCATACCTCAGGTACACGTGAAGTGACCTATTGCAGCCTACAGCAAATGATAAGCATGCTGCCAGCACAGCACTTTATTGCTTGCCACCGATCCTACCTGGTCAATAAGAGTAAAATAGCAATCATAGAAGGGAATCAGTTACACGTGGGGGAATATAAAATTCCGATCGCCCGAAATTTAAGGGATGATGTGATGGCAGCGATCTTGAATATTACCGGCCGTCACCCGCCCCGATAA
- a CDS encoding sensor histidine kinase gives MRASIAKLSVNPIPYLGPALWGIASFNILRVVTDLTKKNEFWSGGVKIHSVGLLISVIFCYVITFLWRRRLGRIFAAKPTVKTNVAVEYMVAVVQIMGLLNPTVYVSERLGWVYMGDGYIDYILVNAIYVPLFLLYYMFLRNERSDRNMAENRIYVEQIKADKLDTELQLLKSQYHPHFLFNALNTVYFQIDESNTTAKKSVEQLSELLRYQIYTMDEEVSMEQELAFLTSYIAFQQQRLTARLHVHTDIEKDWTGVRIYPLLFQPLIENAFKYVRGAYEIAICLKREGTKIYFSISNSLSGAAADASAIPRTERTESGAGLSNLKKRLALRYPQRHTLQTRADGTCFLAELILDL, from the coding sequence ATGAGAGCGAGCATTGCAAAACTAAGTGTAAATCCCATACCTTATCTAGGCCCGGCGCTTTGGGGAATCGCTTCTTTCAATATTCTTCGTGTGGTGACGGATTTAACGAAGAAAAATGAGTTTTGGTCTGGCGGTGTTAAGATCCATTCGGTCGGGCTGCTCATCTCGGTGATTTTTTGTTATGTGATCACCTTCCTGTGGCGGCGGCGGCTGGGCAGAATATTTGCTGCGAAGCCTACCGTTAAAACCAATGTAGCGGTAGAGTATATGGTTGCCGTCGTACAGATAATGGGTCTATTGAATCCAACCGTATATGTGTCGGAGCGCCTCGGTTGGGTATATATGGGTGACGGTTATATTGATTATATCTTGGTCAATGCGATTTATGTGCCGCTCTTTCTGCTGTACTATATGTTTCTGCGGAACGAGCGCAGCGACAGGAATATGGCCGAAAATCGCATCTACGTTGAACAGATCAAAGCGGATAAGTTAGATACCGAATTGCAGTTGCTGAAAAGTCAATATCATCCGCATTTCCTGTTCAATGCACTCAATACCGTTTATTTTCAGATTGACGAATCCAATACAACAGCAAAAAAAAGTGTTGAGCAGCTTTCGGAACTGTTGCGCTACCAGATTTACACGATGGATGAGGAGGTCTCCATGGAGCAGGAACTTGCATTTCTGACATCGTATATAGCGTTTCAGCAGCAGCGGCTGACGGCAAGATTGCATGTGCATACCGACATTGAAAAGGATTGGACAGGTGTCCGTATCTATCCTCTACTATTTCAGCCTTTAATAGAGAATGCCTTTAAATATGTGCGAGGAGCATACGAGATTGCGATTTGCCTCAAGCGTGAAGGAACTAAAATCTATTTCAGTATTTCAAACAGTTTGTCTGGGGCAGCTGCCGATGCGTCAGCAATTCCGCGGACTGAGCGAACGGAGTCGGGGGCTGGACTTTCCAATCTGAAAAAGAGGTTGGCACTGCGCTATCCGCAGCGGCATACCTTACAAACGCGTGCCGATGGAACGTGTTTTTTGGCAGAATTAATACTAGATTTATAA